In Halosegnis marinus, one genomic interval encodes:
- a CDS encoding ATPase, T2SS/T4P/T4SS family yields MFGLRSTADCRCEPRFDGDALRLDATDCPGSGRLAAAPDCRATAVAALRDRDAESVHSRADGLERAYEDGAAALLVAAGRFAEAVAFYDEALAARTERDPLDAARVATGRAGAVARLAAVTGLAEAATGGDYDALLRPRVAPTVGEERVVARPPPDARLADRYDLDTGATVRLYERGDDPLPTYHLTPVELTLDTDATATLAAAADHLAANALAGERAAGRAVRAVADPDDPVETLTAVLDKHTRGLGVLDDVFADPAVSDAYASAPVGDGPLRLERADVAVRSNLHLTPAGAAALASRFRRESGRAFSRADSTLDAAVASGDRELRVAGVTDPVSDGHGFAFRAHDGDPFRLADLVANGTLTPAVAGLLSVAVERGAAVLLAGGRGVGKTTTLGALLFELAAGTRTVVVEDTPELPVDALRAAGRDCQRLRVARDGDGVGPTEALRAALRLGEGALVVGEVRGAEAEALYEAMRVGAGGATLGTVHGDGPEAVRERVVADLGVAPSAFADTDLVVTLDRSDAERGVAGVHEVVGREEPSFAPLFERDGDGLAATGRIERGNSATVATLAAPGEQYADVRRALDARREAFA; encoded by the coding sequence GTGTTCGGACTCCGCTCGACCGCAGACTGCCGGTGTGAACCCCGATTCGACGGAGACGCGCTCCGCCTCGACGCGACCGACTGCCCCGGTTCGGGACGACTGGCCGCGGCCCCGGACTGCCGCGCGACGGCCGTCGCCGCGCTCCGGGACCGCGACGCCGAAAGCGTCCACAGCCGCGCGGACGGCCTCGAACGCGCCTACGAGGACGGCGCGGCCGCCCTGCTCGTGGCGGCCGGGCGCTTCGCCGAGGCCGTCGCCTTCTACGACGAGGCGCTCGCCGCGCGGACGGAGCGCGACCCCCTCGACGCGGCCCGGGTCGCGACCGGGCGGGCGGGAGCCGTCGCGCGGCTCGCGGCCGTGACGGGACTGGCGGAGGCCGCGACCGGGGGCGACTACGACGCCCTGCTCCGGCCGCGCGTCGCCCCGACCGTCGGCGAGGAGCGCGTGGTCGCCCGGCCGCCGCCGGACGCCCGGCTGGCCGACCGCTACGACCTCGACACGGGGGCGACCGTCCGCCTGTACGAGCGCGGCGACGACCCGCTCCCGACGTATCACCTCACGCCGGTCGAACTGACGCTCGACACCGACGCGACGGCCACCCTCGCGGCCGCCGCCGACCACCTCGCCGCGAACGCGCTCGCCGGGGAGCGGGCGGCCGGGAGGGCCGTCCGCGCCGTCGCCGACCCGGACGACCCCGTGGAGACGCTGACCGCCGTCCTCGACAAGCACACCCGGGGGCTGGGTGTCCTCGACGACGTCTTCGCCGACCCAGCCGTCTCCGACGCCTACGCCTCGGCGCCGGTCGGCGACGGCCCCCTCCGGCTGGAACGCGCTGACGTGGCCGTCCGGTCGAACCTCCACCTCACGCCCGCGGGCGCGGCGGCCCTCGCCTCCCGCTTCCGCCGTGAGAGCGGTCGCGCGTTCTCGCGGGCCGACTCGACGCTCGACGCCGCGGTCGCGTCCGGCGACCGCGAGCTCCGGGTCGCCGGCGTCACCGACCCCGTGAGCGACGGCCACGGGTTCGCGTTCCGCGCCCACGACGGCGACCCGTTCCGCCTCGCGGACCTCGTGGCGAACGGTACCCTCACCCCGGCCGTCGCCGGCCTGCTTTCCGTCGCGGTCGAGCGCGGCGCGGCGGTACTGCTCGCGGGCGGTCGCGGCGTCGGCAAGACGACGACGCTCGGCGCGCTCCTGTTCGAGCTCGCGGCCGGGACCCGGACGGTCGTCGTGGAGGACACCCCGGAGCTCCCCGTCGACGCGCTCCGGGCCGCCGGCCGCGACTGCCAGCGGCTCCGGGTCGCCCGCGACGGCGACGGGGTCGGCCCGACCGAGGCGCTCCGGGCCGCGCTCCGCCTCGGCGAGGGGGCGCTCGTCGTCGGCGAGGTCCGGGGGGCCGAGGCCGAGGCGCTCTACGAGGCGATGCGCGTCGGCGCGGGCGGCGCGACGCTCGGGACGGTCCACGGGGACGGCCCCGAGGCCGTCCGCGAGCGGGTCGTCGCCGACCTCGGCGTCGCGCCGTCGGCGTTCGCCGACACGGACCTCGTCGTCACGCTCGACCGGAGCGACGCGGAGAGGGGCGTCGCCGGCGTCCACGAGGTCGTCGGCCGCGAGGAGCCGTCGTTCGCCCCGCTGTTCGAGCGCGACGGCGACGGCCTCGCGGCGACCGGCCGCATCGAACGCGGCAACAGCGCGACGGTCGCGACGCTCGCCGCGCCCGGCGAGCAGTACGCCGACGTGCGCCGCGCCCTCGACGCCCGACGGGAGGCGTTCGCGTGA
- a CDS encoding DUF7311 family protein, which produces MVVRVVLAVLLAAALVGYALPAVEDARAGRADGLARDELTDLRERVARFAERNDPAPPGTAGASLVVVVRVPRETDLGMGVGPRGESLAWERDGRNRVETDLSFDGPLWLREPGRHRLRLSLVARDGEDLLLVRRFKSGNGTTTPSVRTPLDRRLPV; this is translated from the coding sequence GTGGTAGTCCGGGTCGTCCTCGCCGTCCTGCTCGCGGCCGCGCTCGTCGGGTACGCCCTCCCGGCGGTCGAGGACGCGCGGGCGGGGAGGGCTGACGGCCTCGCGCGCGACGAACTGACCGACCTCCGCGAGCGGGTCGCCCGCTTCGCCGAGCGGAACGACCCCGCGCCGCCCGGGACGGCGGGCGCGAGCCTCGTGGTCGTCGTTCGCGTGCCCCGGGAGACGGACCTCGGCATGGGCGTCGGCCCGCGCGGCGAGTCCCTCGCGTGGGAGCGCGACGGACGGAACCGCGTCGAGACGGACCTGTCGTTCGACGGGCCGCTGTGGCTCCGCGAGCCCGGCCGCCACCGGCTGCGGCTCTCGCTGGTCGCCCGCGACGGCGAGGATCTGCTCCTGGTCCGTAGGTTCAAGTCCGGAAACGGGACCACGACGCCCAGTGTTCGGACTCCGCTCGACCGCAGACTGCCGGTGTGA
- a CDS encoding DUF7310 family coiled-coil domain-containing protein: MTLEDRLDAVERTITDDDRGPADLSNAAAVERRLDALAERLDAMEDRLADAEGDVATVRGHVGNAERIDRETAQVAQRALAVARETEARLDEETPRPRERSVPVESEGEPSLGERLRDLW, translated from the coding sequence GTGACCCTCGAAGACCGCCTCGACGCCGTCGAGCGGACCATCACCGACGACGACCGCGGCCCGGCCGACCTCTCGAACGCCGCGGCGGTCGAGCGCCGCCTCGACGCCCTCGCCGAGCGGCTGGACGCGATGGAGGACCGGCTCGCCGACGCCGAGGGGGACGTGGCCACCGTGCGCGGTCACGTCGGGAACGCGGAGCGAATCGACCGCGAGACGGCGCAGGTCGCCCAGCGCGCGCTCGCCGTCGCCCGCGAGACCGAGGCACGACTGGACGAGGAGACGCCCCGCCCCCGCGAGCGGTCGGTCCCGGTCGAGTCCGAGGGGGAACCGAGCCTCGGGGAGCGGCTGCGCGACCTGTGGTAG
- a CDS encoding tubulin/FtsZ family protein encodes MKVALIGVGQAGGKLAESLASHDLARSSVTGTLAVNTARADLQPLHIDTLLVGEAQVNGHGVGGDNELGARVMDADATEVMEALSGRVTSECDAILLVAGLGGGTGSGGAPVLARELSEVYDIPVYALGVLPGRNEGALYQKNAGRSLKTLAREADSVILVDNDAWRAAGESMDEGFAAVNDRIAQRVGLLLAAGEYEGRDVAAESVVDSSEVINTLREGSLAAIGYASAASSEDAAENLNAVTSVARNALLTGTSLPDATEASSALLVVAGDPDRISRKGVESARSWLGEETGTMQVRGGDMPLDSDRLAALVLLGGVERSPRVREFFERAGAAAEEVERADATESLVSDDLDGLL; translated from the coding sequence ATGAAGGTCGCCCTAATCGGCGTCGGGCAGGCCGGCGGCAAACTGGCCGAATCCCTGGCGTCACACGACCTCGCGCGGTCGTCGGTGACCGGCACGCTGGCCGTCAACACCGCCCGCGCGGACCTCCAACCCCTCCACATCGACACCCTGCTCGTCGGCGAGGCGCAGGTGAACGGCCACGGCGTCGGCGGCGACAACGAACTCGGCGCGCGCGTGATGGACGCCGACGCGACGGAGGTGATGGAGGCCCTCTCGGGCCGGGTCACCTCCGAGTGCGACGCGATACTGCTCGTCGCGGGGCTCGGCGGCGGCACCGGGTCGGGCGGCGCGCCCGTGCTCGCGCGGGAACTCTCCGAGGTGTACGACATCCCCGTCTACGCGCTCGGCGTCCTCCCCGGCCGGAACGAGGGCGCGCTGTATCAGAAGAACGCGGGCCGCTCGCTGAAGACGCTCGCCCGGGAGGCCGACTCGGTGATTCTGGTCGACAACGACGCGTGGCGCGCCGCGGGCGAGTCGATGGACGAGGGGTTCGCGGCGGTGAACGACCGCATCGCACAGCGGGTCGGTCTGCTGCTCGCCGCCGGCGAGTACGAGGGCCGCGACGTGGCCGCCGAGTCCGTCGTAGACTCCTCGGAGGTCATCAACACGCTCCGCGAGGGGTCGCTCGCGGCCATCGGCTACGCGTCGGCGGCGTCGAGCGAGGACGCCGCGGAGAACCTCAACGCCGTCACCTCGGTGGCGCGCAACGCCCTCCTGACGGGGACGAGCCTGCCGGACGCGACGGAGGCGTCGAGCGCCCTCCTCGTCGTCGCGGGCGACCCCGACCGCATCAGCCGGAAGGGCGTCGAGTCGGCCCGGTCGTGGCTCGGCGAGGAGACGGGGACGATGCAGGTGCGCGGCGGCGACATGCCGCTCGACTCCGACCGCCTCGCCGCGCTCGTCCTGCTGGGCGGCGTGGAGCGGTCGCCGCGGGTGCGGGAGTTCTTCGAGCGGGCCGGCGCGGCCGCGGAGGAGGTCGAGCGCGCGGACGCCACGGAATCGCTCGTCAGCGACGACCTCGACGGCCTGCTGTAG
- a CDS encoding alkaline phosphatase family protein — MGLFDRLRGNEGPRVAFFGIDGVPYSLIADNPDRFPNLTAIANDGAGGAIDSIVPPESSACWPSLTTGVNPGSTGVYGFQDRENGSYDTYVPMGRDVQATRVWDRVSNEGRDATVMNVPVTFPPQRDVQRMVSGFLSPGVEKAAYPDDLRDHLRESGYRIDMNAKLGHQADKSEFIEDAYETLEKRYEAFSHYVEQNDWDLFFGVFMTTDRVNHFLFGDYENDGEYKEAFLEIYEQVDAYLGKLREQLPDDVTMVVASDHGFTTQEYEVHLNAWLEEEGWLEYETDDHDALTDISEDARAYSLIPGRVYLNLEGREPRGSVPQDEYDAVRAELKEAIEGLEGPTGEPVAQRVVTKEDAFRGPHDDIAPDLVVIPTHGYDLKAGFKGHNEVFDTGPRNGMHSFENASLFVDDDRARIEDTDLFDIAPTLMDLMEIETDRGEFDGASLI, encoded by the coding sequence ATGGGATTGTTCGACCGGCTGCGCGGGAACGAGGGCCCGCGAGTCGCCTTCTTCGGTATCGACGGCGTCCCGTACAGCCTCATCGCCGACAACCCCGACCGGTTCCCCAACCTCACCGCGATAGCGAACGACGGGGCCGGCGGGGCCATCGACTCCATCGTGCCGCCGGAGTCGTCGGCGTGTTGGCCCTCGCTCACGACGGGCGTCAACCCCGGCTCGACGGGCGTGTACGGCTTCCAGGACCGCGAGAACGGGAGCTACGACACCTACGTGCCGATGGGCCGCGACGTGCAGGCGACCCGGGTCTGGGACCGCGTGAGCAACGAGGGGCGCGACGCGACAGTGATGAACGTCCCCGTCACGTTCCCGCCCCAGCGCGACGTCCAGCGGATGGTATCGGGCTTCCTCTCGCCCGGCGTCGAGAAGGCGGCGTACCCGGACGACCTGCGCGACCACCTCCGGGAGTCGGGCTACCGCATCGACATGAACGCGAAGCTCGGCCACCAGGCCGACAAGTCGGAGTTCATCGAGGACGCCTACGAGACGCTCGAGAAGCGGTACGAGGCTTTCTCGCACTACGTCGAGCAGAACGACTGGGACCTCTTCTTCGGCGTCTTCATGACGACCGACCGGGTGAACCACTTCCTGTTCGGCGACTACGAGAACGACGGCGAGTACAAGGAGGCGTTCCTGGAGATATACGAGCAGGTGGACGCGTACCTCGGGAAGCTCCGCGAACAGCTCCCCGACGACGTGACGATGGTCGTCGCGAGCGACCACGGCTTCACGACCCAGGAGTACGAGGTCCACCTCAACGCGTGGCTGGAGGAGGAGGGCTGGCTGGAGTACGAGACGGACGACCACGACGCCCTGACCGACATCTCCGAGGACGCGCGCGCCTACTCGCTCATCCCCGGCCGCGTCTACCTGAACCTGGAGGGCCGCGAACCCCGCGGCTCCGTCCCGCAGGACGAGTACGACGCGGTGCGCGCCGAACTGAAGGAAGCCATCGAGGGGCTGGAGGGCCCGACGGGCGAGCCGGTCGCCCAGCGCGTCGTCACCAAGGAGGACGCCTTCCGCGGCCCCCACGACGACATCGCGCCGGACCTCGTCGTCATCCCGACGCACGGCTACGACCTGAAGGCCGGCTTCAAGGGCCACAACGAGGTGTTCGACACCGGCCCGCGCAACGGGATGCACTCGTTCGAGAACGCCTCCCTGTTCGTCGACGACGACCGCGCGCGCATCGAGGACACCGACCTGTTCGACATCGCGCCGACCCTGATGGACCTGATGGAGATCGAGACGGACCGCGGCGAGTTCGACGGCGCGTCGCTCATCTGA
- the gatB gene encoding Asp-tRNA(Asn)/Glu-tRNA(Gln) amidotransferase subunit GatB, whose translation MTAQTAERDLSAVIGLEVHVQLETATKIFCGCSTDADDGDGPNTRTCPTCLGLPGALPVLNEGAVEAAVKVGKAIDADIPEETRFHRKNYYYPDLPKDFQITQYDAPVCADGELSFRVEGEERTVAIERAHLEEDPGSLQHKGGSIDTADYTLVDYNRAGTPLMEIVTAPDFRGAGEVRAFLAKLEEVLEYLGVFDSTRDGSLRIDANLSIVPGDEIADDGTIATETLEAANRTEVKNISSHKGAEKALAYEETRQKNAVRRGREVEQETRHWDESRGITVSMRSKEEEKDYRYFREADLPPLRVSDWKDRIAIPELPDARRRRFREQYGLSGEAASKLTSTKQVADFFEDVAEQFDPDLAATWVADNLLGELNYRDMAVTDVSGRLNEFTRLVELVADDEITTKNAEEVVLRRMLDDGLAPDEVVEAEGLGKTDDDAVLAAVREVIEENPEAVADYEAGDDGAVNFLVGQVMGKTGGSADPGTVNELLREELP comes from the coding sequence ATGACCGCACAGACCGCCGAGCGGGACCTCTCGGCCGTCATCGGGCTGGAGGTCCACGTCCAGCTGGAGACGGCGACGAAGATCTTCTGCGGCTGTTCGACCGACGCCGACGACGGCGACGGCCCCAACACGCGCACCTGCCCGACCTGTCTCGGCCTCCCCGGCGCGCTCCCCGTGCTCAACGAGGGCGCGGTCGAGGCCGCCGTGAAGGTGGGGAAGGCCATCGACGCCGACATCCCCGAGGAGACCCGCTTCCACCGGAAGAACTACTACTACCCCGACCTGCCGAAGGACTTCCAGATAACGCAGTACGACGCGCCCGTCTGTGCCGACGGCGAGCTCTCCTTCCGCGTCGAGGGCGAGGAGCGCACCGTCGCCATCGAGCGCGCCCACCTGGAGGAGGACCCCGGGAGCCTCCAGCACAAGGGCGGCTCCATAGACACGGCCGACTACACGCTCGTGGACTACAACCGCGCGGGGACGCCGCTGATGGAGATCGTCACCGCGCCCGACTTCCGCGGGGCGGGCGAGGTCCGCGCGTTCCTCGCGAAACTGGAGGAGGTGCTCGAGTACCTCGGCGTCTTCGACTCGACGCGCGACGGCTCGCTCCGCATCGACGCGAACCTCTCCATCGTCCCCGGCGACGAGATAGCCGACGACGGCACCATCGCGACCGAGACGCTCGAAGCCGCGAACCGCACCGAGGTGAAGAACATCTCCTCGCACAAGGGGGCCGAGAAGGCACTGGCCTACGAGGAGACGCGCCAGAAGAACGCCGTCCGCCGCGGCCGCGAGGTCGAACAGGAGACGCGCCACTGGGACGAGTCGCGCGGCATCACGGTGTCGATGCGCTCGAAGGAGGAGGAGAAGGACTACCGCTACTTCCGCGAGGCCGACCTGCCCCCGCTCCGGGTCTCCGACTGGAAGGACCGCATCGCCATCCCGGAACTGCCGGACGCGCGCCGCCGCCGCTTCCGCGAGCAGTACGGCCTCTCCGGCGAGGCCGCCTCGAAGCTCACCTCCACGAAGCAGGTAGCGGACTTCTTCGAGGACGTGGCCGAGCAGTTCGACCCCGACCTCGCGGCGACGTGGGTCGCGGACAACCTCCTCGGGGAGCTGAACTACCGCGACATGGCCGTAACGGACGTGAGCGGCCGGCTGAACGAGTTCACGCGGCTCGTCGAACTCGTCGCCGACGACGAGATAACGACGAAGAACGCCGAGGAGGTCGTCCTCCGCCGGATGCTCGACGACGGCCTCGCGCCCGACGAGGTGGTCGAGGCGGAGGGGCTCGGGAAGACGGACGACGACGCGGTGCTCGCTGCGGTCCGCGAGGTCATCGAGGAGAACCCCGAGGCGGTCGCCGACTACGAGGCCGGCGACGACGGGGCCGTGAACTTCCTCGTCGGGCAGGTGATGGGGAAGACGGGCGGCTCCGCCGACCCCGGCACCGTCAACGAACTGCTCCGCGAGGAGCTCCCGTAG
- a CDS encoding S41 family peptidase — MTDDTHAREAMAADLRHLVAEVEALHPEPTRGRDGRVALHAELERAVRDLPDEATTEAFYRRAAPLVSGLADAHSTLFPPEHGDERDRLPVSFRAVGDRLYVDAVPEDRADLLGAHLLAVGGVPLDTLADRVARFHGVENPSTALLRLSLAVRTPRPLARLLERDDPPAEATLRLSTPEGDREVAVPFGDPGRDLDATLEESVPAPEGTGPRVRRYAGDAALFVPGDLQGYRESLEAFVANDAGSAAGLAEAAYGRHVGGDPPDDLDATVAALPSMVGALTELADADPERVVVDLRDNPGGDSRFVSVLAYLLDGLAGVERIAGATRAAKRRTERHRERYGDPDDTVAEPAAYDLSDYLDATRGDRDALEARLRRSGTCADLLDDGSYAGALDPDRLVVAVSASTMSSGFAGAAQLTAFGADVVGVPSGQAPVSFGEPVGIELPNTGLAGRVGCALYHWVPEPDGRTLTPDAELTPERFEGYDRAADAGLRLAFDHAGVTDGEPPRPVADGG, encoded by the coding sequence GTGACGGACGACACGCACGCACGCGAGGCGATGGCCGCGGACCTCCGACACCTCGTGGCCGAGGTCGAGGCGCTCCACCCGGAGCCGACGCGGGGTCGCGACGGCCGGGTCGCGCTCCACGCGGAACTCGAACGGGCCGTCCGGGACCTCCCGGACGAGGCGACGACGGAGGCGTTCTACCGCCGGGCCGCGCCGCTCGTCTCGGGGCTAGCGGACGCCCACTCGACGCTGTTCCCGCCGGAACACGGCGACGAGCGCGACCGGCTGCCGGTCTCGTTCCGCGCCGTCGGCGACCGCCTCTACGTGGACGCGGTTCCCGAGGACCGCGCCGACCTGCTCGGCGCGCACCTGCTCGCGGTCGGTGGCGTGCCGCTCGACACGCTGGCGGACCGGGTCGCGCGATTCCACGGGGTCGAGAACCCGAGCACGGCGCTGTTACGCCTCTCGCTGGCCGTCCGGACGCCGCGACCGCTCGCGCGACTGCTTGAGCGCGACGACCCGCCCGCGGAGGCCACGCTCCGGCTCTCGACGCCCGAGGGGGACCGCGAGGTCGCCGTTCCGTTCGGCGACCCCGGGCGCGACCTCGACGCGACCCTCGAAGAGTCGGTCCCCGCGCCCGAAGGAACGGGCCCCCGCGTCCGTCGGTACGCCGGCGACGCGGCGCTGTTCGTCCCCGGCGACCTGCAGGGGTACCGCGAGAGCCTGGAGGCGTTCGTGGCGAACGACGCCGGCAGCGCCGCCGGCCTCGCCGAGGCCGCCTACGGCCGCCACGTCGGCGGCGACCCGCCCGACGACCTCGACGCGACGGTGGCCGCGCTCCCGTCGATGGTCGGGGCGCTGACCGAGCTCGCGGACGCCGACCCGGAAAGAGTCGTCGTGGACCTGCGGGACAACCCCGGGGGAGACTCCCGGTTCGTGTCCGTGCTCGCCTACCTGCTGGACGGGCTGGCGGGCGTCGAGCGGATAGCCGGCGCGACCCGCGCGGCCAAACGGCGGACGGAGCGGCACCGCGAGCGCTACGGCGACCCGGACGACACGGTCGCGGAGCCGGCGGCGTACGACCTCTCCGACTACCTCGACGCGACGCGGGGCGACCGCGACGCGCTCGAAGCGCGGCTCCGGCGCTCGGGGACGTGTGCCGACCTGCTGGACGACGGGTCGTACGCGGGAGCGCTCGACCCCGACCGCCTCGTCGTCGCCGTCTCGGCGAGCACCATGTCGTCGGGGTTCGCAGGCGCGGCACAGCTCACCGCGTTCGGCGCGGACGTGGTCGGCGTCCCCTCCGGACAGGCACCCGTGAGCTTCGGCGAGCCGGTGGGTATCGAACTGCCGAACACCGGCCTCGCGGGGCGCGTCGGCTGCGCGCTGTACCACTGGGTGCCCGAGCCGGACGGCCGGACGCTCACTCCCGACGCCGAACTCACACCCGAGCGGTTCGAGGGCTACGACCGGGCCGCGGACGCCGGCCTGCGGCTCGCGTTCGACCACGCGGGCGTCACCGACGGGGAGCCGCCGAGGCCCGTCGCGGACGGCGGGTGA
- a CDS encoding DUF7518 family protein: MTGNRVEELEAQMKELRATVSGLTDELVETKERLRLIEDHFGPELDEIIEGKSSRADARSSLSGAEATPEPASPQEETPDEAADEANAEEEEADDESAGTDDIIVA, from the coding sequence ATGACAGGCAACCGGGTGGAGGAGCTGGAGGCCCAGATGAAGGAACTGCGCGCGACGGTCTCCGGGCTCACGGACGAGCTCGTGGAGACGAAGGAACGGCTCCGGCTCATCGAGGACCACTTCGGCCCCGAGCTCGACGAGATAATCGAGGGCAAGAGCAGCCGCGCCGACGCGCGCTCGTCGCTGAGCGGGGCCGAGGCGACCCCCGAGCCCGCGAGCCCGCAGGAGGAGACCCCCGACGAGGCGGCCGACGAAGCTAATGCCGAGGAGGAGGAAGCCGACGACGAGAGCGCCGGGACCGACGACATCATCGTCGCGTAA